Proteins encoded together in one Labrus bergylta chromosome 20, fLabBer1.1, whole genome shotgun sequence window:
- the si:dkey-12l12.1 gene encoding uncharacterized protein si:dkey-12l12.1, which produces MGFTIWLCVLCLQASLLSHALDCSGSTQGELCVSGQTADGQYDDQKQQRELPLTDGQVLFRRKRQQERRGPTHLSHSSLPGAVSVKGFPNTLIQADRSRRHLTQAATKKKNKRKSRVGSFSLLSNDKKANPLQVTRAKRQVKLDPSKRGNSNRSGAFSVLGDPQTDGQTERPKRSV; this is translated from the exons ATGGGGTTTACTATCTGGCTGTGCGTGCTGTGCCTGCAAGCGAGCCTGCTGTCACATGCCCTCGACTGCTCAGGATCAACACAGGGAGAGCTGTGTGTCAGCGGACAGACCGCAGACGGACAG TATGAtgatcagaagcagcagagggagctgCCCTTGACTGATGGACAG GTTTTGTTCAGACGTAAgagacagcaggagaggaggggtCCCACCCACCTGAGCCACTCCAGCCTTCCCGGGGCTGTCTCTGTCAAAGGCTTCCCAAACACTCTCATCCAG GCTGATAGGTCCAGACGACACTTGACTCAAGctgcaacaaagaaaaagaacaaacgTAAATCCCGCGTTGGCTCCTTCTCCCTCCTTAGCAACGACAAGAAAGCTAACCCCCTACAG GTGACTCGAGCAAAGCGACAGGTGAAGCTCGATCCTTCAAAGAGAGGGAACTCAAATCGTTCGGGGGCTTTCTCTGTCCTG GGAGATCCGCAGACTGACGGACAGACGGAAAGACCCAAAAGAAGCGTTTAG
- the ndufb4 gene encoding NADH dehydrogenase [ubiquinone] 1 beta subcomplex subunit 4, whose amino-acid sequence MADYQEAPLASRPKTLDPSEYFNLSAEKRRADEDRAAIRANLKRQYQTQLNDPHRKALVDDPALTRWVYARANPYPFFRPTFKTSLLGAMFGVVPLVVLYYVFKTDRDRKEAMIKAGTLERKFCLSS is encoded by the exons ATGGCGGACTACCAAGAGGCGCCCTTGGCCAGTCGGCCAAAAACGCTGGACCCGAGCGAGTATTTCAACCTTTCCGCCGAAAAGCGACGTGCCGATGAAGACAGAGCAGCAATACGAGCGAACCTGAAGAGGCAATATCAGACGCAGCTGAATGACCCGCACAGGAAGGCGCTCGTT GACGATCCTGCCCTGACACGCTGGGTGTATGCACGTGCCAACCCCTACCCATTCTTCAGGCCCACGTTCAAGACTTCTCTGCTGGGTGCCATGTTTGGAGTCGTACCTCTCGTAGTTCTGTACTACGTCTTCAAGACAGACAGG GATAGAAAGGAGGCCATGATCAAGGCTGGAACCCTCGAACGCAAGTTCTGTTTGTCATCATGA